The SAR202 cluster bacterium genomic interval TGGCTCCCTTCTTCTGCGAACCGTCTGCGGCCCCGGGACTCTCGCCGTCAGGTAGGTAGCCATAAGGCTCCGGACTGTAGCGCATGAGTCGGGAAATAGGCAGCCCGACCGCCATGATAATAATCCCCGAGAACAGCGCCGTCGTCTCCCATCCCCACTTGTCCACCGACCTCGCCACAAACGGGGAATACAGCACGCCGCCAAGTCCCAGCCCAAGCATCGCCATACCGATAGCCTTGGCTCGGTTCCGCCGGAACCAATTATTCACGCTCGCCGTCATAGGCGTCCACCCGCTCAGGGTAGTGCCTAGGGCCAGGAAAAGGAACGAAATGTAAAACATCGCCACCGAGTCCACCAGGCTCAGCATGATAAAGCCTATCCCGAAGATGACTACGCCGGTAGCCATAACTATCCGTGGTCCAAATCTCTGTATGAAATAACCCTCGATCGGCCCCAAAAACCCGCTCTCCAACCGCGACAGCGATACCGCCCCCGACAGCACCGTCCTGCTCCACCCGAACTCCTTCCTCATCGGCTCAAAATAGAACCCGAAGCCATTGTTAAACAGGCCCGACGACATGGACAAACTGATAAGCCCCGCCAGCACTATCCACCAGCCATAGAAAACGCCCCTAACCTTGGATATAGCCAATGTAGCCATTACTGGATCTGAGACTCTATTCGGTTGCTGGTATTACAACCGAGGCAGGGTAGCGAGGTGCCTGGCTCCTTCAGGTTCTCTCCCCCAATGAACGCGTGATGTACATCAAGGGCTTGGCTCATAAGAACACGAATCTTAAAACAGACGGGGTTGAGGTCCCTCCCCTTGGGTTCTCCCTCTTCTCCTATTGCAAAGGAGAAGAGGGAGCTAGACGCCGTCCTGAGTATGTCGAAGGAGGGTGATGAGGTGATCCTAATAATTCCCTC includes:
- a CDS encoding MFS transporter; the protein is MATLAISKVRGVFYGWWIVLAGLISLSMSSGLFNNGFGFYFEPMRKEFGWSRTVLSGAVSLSRLESGFLGPIEGYFIQRFGPRIVMATGVVIFGIGFIMLSLVDSVAMFYISFLFLALGTTLSGWTPMTASVNNWFRRNRAKAIGMAMLGLGLGGVLYSPFVARSVDKWGWETTALFSGIIIMAVGLPISRLMRYSPEPYGYLPDGESPGAADGSQKKGAKKASKGQATVEKDFTVKEALRTRSFWLMSIGHSMALVMISALSLHLVPYLESDLGFSRGRAAQVVMMVAGVNMSFQFIGGFLGDRYPKNYLAMATMIGHGTGALLLATADSFGQVLAAGVVHGMAWGVRGPVLTSMRGEYFGRKSFAMIMGFSSVVMMVGQVIGPIFAGFMADHYSYSSALYVISGCAAVGAILFFFLRSPQPKAIVSNPSNEKT